A DNA window from Impatiens glandulifera chromosome 7, dImpGla2.1, whole genome shotgun sequence contains the following coding sequences:
- the LOC124944668 gene encoding casein kinase 1-like protein HD16 — protein sequence MIDMPQLRSGVRRGRPTRQQQQQKQQQVVAAEPRGKAEDKTRARPVRTSQRRKAQVKAKEGGEDDDKRVVKLETGGVLPIEVREQEEDRKFVGVEVVGTKEGVGERDMGDHNSGGRNGDKGLATEDEGSTAPLPDKVQVGNSPTYRVERKLGKGGFGQVYSGRRIIPIPNPNEKNQGPLEVALKLEHRTSKGCNYGPPYEWQVYSALGGSHGVPRVHFKGRQGDYYIMVMDILGPSLWDVWNNNGHTMSTEMVACIAIEAISILEKMHSRGFVHGDVKPENFLLGLPGTSDEKKLFLVDLGLATRWRDSSTGSHVEYDQRPDVFRGTVRYASAHAHLGRTESRRDDLESLAYTLIFLLRGRLPWQGYQGDNKGFLVCKKKMGISPETLCCFSPAPFKQFVEYVVNLKFDEEPNYAKYISLFDGIVGPNPDIRPINTDGAQKLIYQVGHKRGRLTIEEDDDEQPKKKVRMGMPANQWISVYNGRRPMKQRYHYNVADMRIAQHIDKGNEDGLYVSCVASSSNLWALIMDAGTGFTDQVYELSPNFLHKEWIMDQWEKNFYITAVAGANNGSSLVVMSKGTQYLQQSYKVSESFPFKWINKKWREGFYVSSMATAGSRWAIVMSRGAGFADQVVELDFLYPSEGVHKRWDAGYRITSTAATLDQTALVLSVPKRKPTDETQETLRTSAFPSTHVKEKWAKNLYIASVCYGRTVC from the exons ATGATCGACATGCCTCAATTGCGTAGCGGAGTCCGGAGAGGGAGACCCACAAGGCAGCAGCAACAACAGAAGCAACAACAAGTTGTCGCGGCTGAACCGAGGGGAAAAGCGGAAGACAAGACGAGGGCGAGACCCGTAAGGACTAGCCAGAGACGGAAAGCACAGGTGAAGGCGAAGGAGGGTGGTGAAGACGACGATAAAAGGGTTGTGAAGCTTGAAACTGGTGGTGTCCTACCAATTGAAGTTCGTGAACAAGAAGAAGATAGGAAATTTGTGGGTGTTGAGGTTGTAGGAACAAAGGAAGGGGTTGGTGAGAGAGATATGGGCGATCATAACAGCGGTGGACGTAACGGTGATAAGGGATTGGCTACTGAAGATGAAGGAAGCACAGCTCCTCTACCTGATAag GTCCAGGTCGGTAATTCCCCTACATATCGAGTTGAAAGAAAACTGGGTAAAGGAGGTTTTGGACAAGTTTATTCTGGTCGTCGAATTATTCCAATTCCAAatccaaatgaaaaaaatcaagGGCCTTTAGAG GTAGCTTTGAAACTTGAGCATAGAACTAGCAAAGGGTGTAATTATGGGCCGCCCTATGAGTGGCAAGTTTACAG TGCTCTTGGTGGGAGTCATGGTGTGCCCAGGGTCCATTTCAAGGGAAGACAAGGGGACTACTATATTATG GTTATGGATATACTAGGACCTAGCTTATGGGATGTGTGGAATAACAACGGCCACAC GATGTCAACTGAAATGGTTGCATGTATTGCCATTGAGGCAATCTCCATCCTAGAAAAGATGCATTCCCGAGG GTTTGTGCACGGGGATGTAAAACCTGAGAACTTTTTGCTTGGTCTACCTGGGACCTCTGATGAAAAGAAGCTATTTCTAGTTGACTTGGGGTTAG CCACCAGATGGCGAGATAGTTCAACTGGATCACATGTCGAATATGATCAAAGGCCGGATGTTTTTAG GGGAACAGTAAGATATGCAAGTGCACATGCACATCTTGGAAGAACCGAGAGTAGAAGGGATGATCTAGAATCACTTGCTTACACACTTATATTTCTTCTTAGAGGCAGGTTGCCTTGGCAAGGATACCAG GGTGACAACAAAGGTTTCCTTGTTTGCAAGAAGAAGATGGGAATTTCTCCCGAGACCTTATGTTGCTTCTCCCCTGCTCCTTTTAAACAGTTTGTTGAGTATGTAGTTAATCTGAAGTTCGACGAGGAGCCTAACTATGCAAAATATATATCCCTTTTTGATGGAATAGTTGGACCTAATCCTGATATCAGACCTATCAACACAGATGGAGCTCAAAAG CTTATTTATCAGGTTGGTCATAAAAGGGGGCGGCTAACCATCGAGGAAGATGACGATGAACAGCCTAAGAAGAAGGTTAGAATGGGAATGCCAGCGAATCAATGGATTAGTGTGTACAATGGTAGGCGACCTATGAAGCAAAG ATATCACTATAACGTGGCTGACATGAGAATCGCACAGCACATAGATAAAGGAAATGAAGATGGGTTATATGTAAGCTGTGTCGCTTCTAGTTCAAACCTTTGGGCATTGATAATGGATGCTGGAACTGGCTTCACGGACCAAGTCTACGAGCTTTCCCCAAATTTTCTTCACAAG GAATGGATTATGGACCAATGGGAgaagaatttttatattactGCAGTAGCAGGTGCCAACAATGGAAGTTCTTTAGTTGTAATGTCTAAAG GTACACAATATTTGCAGCAGTCTTACAAAGTAAGtgaatcatttccatttaaatgGATAAATAAGAAATGGAGGGAAGGGTTCTATGTATCCTCCATGGCCACTGCCGGAAGTAGATGGGCGATTGTTATGTCGCGTGGTGCTGGATTCGCTGATCAG GTTGTGGAACTTGATTTTCTTTACCCGAGTGAAGGAGTTCACAAAAGGTGGGATGCAGGTTATCGCATAACATCAACTGCAGCAACTTTGGATCAAACTGCTCTTGTACTTAGTGTGccaaaaagaaaaccaactgatgAAACTCAAGAGACTCTAAGGACTTCAGCTTTCCCCAGCACGCATGTCAAG GAGAAATGGGCGAAGAATCTGTACATTGCATCGGTTTGTTATGGACGAACTGTTTGTTGA